A stretch of Desulfobacter hydrogenophilus DNA encodes these proteins:
- a CDS encoding 2-oxoacid:acceptor oxidoreductase family protein yields the protein MSNNQQIIISGLGGQGVLFITKLLAGAAMADNLPVLTSETHGMAQRGGNVISYLKIGDFSGPLIRPAKADALIALKAESFAHHSYFLKPGGLAVVNSPDPVEDDRYRVFYGDATALAEAAGNVRSENVAMLGFFLSAMKEDSHVFNPDSLARMIKETFQAKPAVATNVLSLLGSGMQLYKQR from the coding sequence ATGTCAAATAATCAGCAGATTATCATTTCAGGTCTGGGCGGCCAGGGCGTTCTTTTTATTACAAAATTGCTTGCAGGCGCTGCCATGGCCGACAATCTTCCCGTACTCACTTCGGAAACCCACGGCATGGCCCAGCGGGGGGGGAATGTGATTTCCTATCTTAAAATCGGTGATTTTTCAGGGCCGCTCATCCGGCCTGCCAAGGCAGATGCTTTGATTGCCCTGAAAGCCGAAAGCTTTGCCCACCATTCCTATTTTCTCAAGCCCGGCGGTCTGGCCGTGGTGAACAGCCCCGATCCTGTTGAAGATGACAGATACCGGGTTTTTTATGGAGATGCCACGGCCCTGGCTGAAGCGGCCGGCAATGTACGCAGCGAAAATGTAGCCATGCTGGGATTCTTCCTGAGCGCCATGAAAGAAGACTCCCATGTATTCAATCCGGACAGTCTTGCCCGCATGATCAAGGAGACGTTCCAGGCAAAACCTGCCGTGGCGACAAATGTATTAAGCCTGCTTGGGTCAGGCATGCAACTATATAAACAAAGGTGA